Below is a genomic region from Nilaparvata lugens isolate BPH chromosome 3, ASM1435652v1, whole genome shotgun sequence.
acagaagtagaagaaaatttAGAGTAAATTTGTGCAATAATGAtacattattggaaataatttagAAGGGATATTCAATTTTCTTAGTAGGTTAttcaaatcttgaagtacctattagaattgttatttatttttagaaagTTGATTTCATCAGAACTTTAATCTATTCAACTTTTGGTTTCAAAAAGTTCATTTCTATTTTTACGTCTAGTGAAACTGAGCAGATATTTGAGAACAAGACACTATCAAACAACGGATCATAACAgatatgaaaaatttatttgaaccaATGGAACTTCAAACATCGTGCtttacaaaatttattcaaaccTTGTCCTTTGAATttgttaaaaaacaaaattgtgCTACAAAcatgttgaaaaaatatctttatGTAGAGCAATCAGTAACTTAGCGCAAATCAATTGGACCAAGGTATTTGACTAAGGTCTCATGTAGACCAGGTTTTAGTGTTAGTAAATGTCGCTCAGTATCAACTTACATTATTAAATCAGTACATCATTAGATAAATACATTAATGATCAGTAACTGGATAATCGAAAATAAGGATAATTTTTGCAACTAAAACCGCTAAATTATTTCCGTGTCTTGTAGTCTACTAACATCATCTTTGGAATCGGATCGAGCGTATCTTACCTGTGAGCTAAATCTTTGACCACAACCATCAACAATACAACGATAGGGCTTGTTGCCGCCGTGACTTAGAACGTGTCGTTCTAGCCACGACCGGGAACAAGACGCCTTCTCGAACACTTTGCAGCCTACCCACAGGCACACGAACGTCTCCGACAGCGACTGCGTGTTGATGTGTTGCACCTAAAAATACGAAACCCATTTattattcacattcaaattcaaacgtTTATCACCAGGCttgtcaaaaaataattaaaattcatgatagatgacaaaaattgtaaataatagtTTATGTACAATGAATTGTGAGGATGATTGTGATACGAGTTGAGTCTGGAAGTTCTCAGGATTTGGGATCTTCCTTCGGTGTTGTCTTTAGGAACATGCAACCAGAgacaaatgatttttttttttttgcttagggtgatgcccacatgtacgtgggtaatgaggcgaaTGATAATGAgtgatgaatggacctacagttttaggtgggttccgaaccaccgtgAAGCGATTTCACAACTCGTGAagcatattcagaggagttggctcaagcggtTGGCTACCCTTCCAACAGCATTAGCCAGTGTATATTATTCTTAACTTATCTTAACTTATACCACTAAGTCAAACCGCTCCAGGTGATTGTTACAATTTGAACTGTATCTTTTCTGTATGATGCAACTTTTCCAGTGGAACTTCGCTTATTTCCCACTAGCACAGGGGACTAGCAGGAAAAATTCGACAGTATGgagaaaattcattcaatgtACAAGCATTTCCTGTTATTTATGAAGATTATATCCCAACTTTTCGTTCAAACTTCACTATGACTTATGTAGTGAAAAACtttacatcgatgtttaaataGTGATCTACTAAAGAGTCGTTCGACAAAAAGAACTCATAAAGCTTCGATCTAgagttttatataataattattattgattaataaattgattttctcaAGATTTCAAGATTTCTCGGAGATTCTGATAATTATTTAGACAGATTTTATCTAAACATTGAAAGTCgaaactaaaaaatattgaaatggcCCTAAGCATAATTTTCAGCGGTTTTGCTAAAAATGATGTCAAGAATGAAagaattcttaattttataaaCAACTCTTCGTCATTTTAGTTGCAAgtgatttttatgaattttctcTAGTGGTGAATACCAAGTCACAGTAGTTGaacagaaatttcaaaataagttaTGATTCATCTTCACTGTGCTCAATATTTTGAGTactatcaatattttgaatacggtttttaaatttcaaatttattcaaaaacaaaaatcataCTAAAAATCGaatcaaaatacaaacaaaGCACAAAAATATAGAACACAAATGCAAAGTAACAagcttcatggtggggtgtgtAGAATAGGGGAGGTTTGTTGGGTTAACTATAGTTAACCATGTACAAGGAAATCCTTCAATACCTGAGAGAGTATAAAAGTAATCAGGGAATGTAAAGGGAATATAGGTATGATGGGATGGGATGAAGGAAGATTATATTTTGAGACTCCCAATTAGGCCTGTACCAGCAGTATTTTCTAATCAGATATTACATTGATTTAATGATTGTGGATAAGTGAATGAATTTACTGATCAATTATGTGGTCGTTACCTGAAGGTGTTCGATGAGGGCCAAACTGGTGGCGAAGGAGTGATGACAGCCGCTCCAGCGGCAAGCGATGTCGGTGCGATGGAAGTGGTGGCCCTTCCAGGCGGGGGAGGTGCCGCTGCGGGCCGGGAAGCGAATGGTGCGAGGCGGCGACGGGGCGGTGCCTGAAGGCGGGGGTAGCGGCAGGGGCATCGGGGGCGGAGGAGGCATGGCGGCCGGAGGCGGTTCGGGGGCCGAGGGCACCAGATGACGGCACTCATCGTCCTCTTCGAGATCGagatcctcctcctcctcgtcgagctcctcctcatcatcatcatcgggCGGCTCGGGCTCCGGCTGGCGGAAGACGGTGAGGGGCGGGTCGGAGGCGGCGGCCAGGAACGGCGGATCGGAGGCGGTAGCCAAGAAGGGCGGATCCGCCGCAATGCGAGGTGACTTTGCCTGCTGTGCCTGAGGTTGctcctgctgctgctgctatcaaatttacaatatataaaataattgaaaacttcaacagtaaaaagaaaactttaacAACTTTCTTAGACTTGGCaaaggcttttgacactgtaTCTCAGTCAAGATTATTAGAGAAGATGGAATACCTTGGTATCAGAGGCTCACCTCTCAAACTATTCAATAGATAATTCAATAGATATCTATTCAATAGATAATCTGGTAATAAAAAACTTACTGAATATGGTCTGCCTCAAGGCACTGTTTTATCACCAATACTTTTCcgaatttatattaatgattttcttaaagTTGACATTGGGAACTGCTCAATCGTatcctttgctgatgataccgcTCTCACTTTCACTGGCAATTCCTGGGAGGACGTGCGCCTTAGCACAGAAAATGGTCTCAGAGTAGCACAATCATGGCTCGATGAACATCTGCTTACTTTAAATGCTTCTAAAAGTGTATTCATGACTTTCTCACCCAATGCCCAAACACAACCTCATGAAATAGAAAGTATTAAAATACACCAAGTAAACTGCAAttgtcaacaatcaacaaattactgctTCTGAcctgaaattcgaaaaaaggaCCAAGTAAAATACCTGGGAATACTGTTAGATCCATATCTGAGATGGAACATTCATATGAACAGCATGTGTTTGAAAATAAGatttctaataattatataaattccATCAAATTAGAGaactaaaaaacttgaaatagctCGATTAATCTACTTCTCTTATGCACAAGCTGTTTTAATATGGAATAAGAGCTTGGGGTGGAGCCTtgaacacacattttgaaaaacttttcatcattcaaaaatatattattaaaacaattctagGCAAACACAGACTTTATCCTACAAGCGATCTTTTCAATGTACTAACTGTTCGACAGCTGTacataaaaaacttgataatatatattagaaagaataaaaataaatttcttcttcgtgaaagaaacttgaatttaaatttacgtCCTACTAGAGAAACATTCCATCAAGACAGGATGGATTTGAATGTATGTAGAAGACAATTCACTTACTTATCACAGAGGATAATAAATCTTGTTCCTACTCATTTTGTTGCCAATATAAGCCGGAGTAAAAAACTAAATTGCGAGATTAAGGAATGaataagatcaaataaaactgaagaCAAAATCGTCTAGGCACCTATTGATTCttgttttatgttttgttttttatcatagaataattattgtgtgttACTAACTTTTATCCAATTTAATCATCTAGTaatctacaaaattatatttgtgtGTAAATTCCACTAATATTTGTTCTTAATTTGGtttaatttcttagtttatattgaattaATATATTCTGCAATTTAGatctacgcacaggttttatTTACTTTGTAGGCTACTCaaaaaatatactgcagttttgggattattttataaatttaatagtatttttcttgtattatttttagatgttataatattatatcattataattgTGTAATTGTGAATATATTAGCCATACAACTGGaaagatattaaaaataaaatatagttccattatgtttcataaaattgtaaaatgaagtgaataaagaTGATTTAATTTGATTGATTAAATTAAAAGTACTATTAATAAAGGTAAAACATTTATTGGTAAGGAGGGACTACTCAAATTTCTGTAAAATCTTTTACAAAGTAAACTTTTTTCAGCTTTATTCATTATGTAATTTACACGTCAAAACGGTACTAGAAACTTTGTGGCCAATACTTTTTGGGACTAAAGGGTTCCGACATAAGAGAGGAAGGGTCTTCGCATAGGTAGAATCATGTGTCTCCAACAGGTGGTTTTGGACATTGATCTTCAACACAAAGGCGTTGAACACATAGAATAAATTAACGAGTCAGTTGCTGGCCTATTCAActctttataaatatttattcaatatatttattcattcagatttcaaagatgaattattatttccgcTACTTGATcaggaaaatatgaatttttagtTTTCATTAGATAAAGTAACTTAGAACTAATAACATGTTGGAAAATAGTCCTTCTGATAATATCTGTAATAAAAATACTGTAGATAGTTTATCTACtcagttcacagaactatttCTGGAAATGAATCTATGAATGGTTTTCATTCAGTGACAGAAGCGTGTGATCCTGTCGAAAGGGTCGACTATTATTTGCTAATCACCTCGCAGATAGAGATTCcaaaattcttctttttcctaGTTGGTCCTAAAACTCCTGGTCCCAAAATTCCGGTCACCTGTCAAAACATGTAGTGAGAACTataataatgttgaaaaaagggtactttaaCAAAACTGTACTAATGTTGCACTACGACTGGACCGCATCCAGAGCgatattttatgaatgaattagAAACAGCACCTGGCTATGTAAAGTTAGTAAACTTAATACTACACATAGGCCCGGTTGTACAATCACCGGTTGacttttaatcgtgattaatttcgcgagtaccaatcagagaagttttttcgaaaataaggcttctctgattgcctgaaagaagccttcttttcgaaaaaaaacttctctgattggttcttttctgatcaaccggcttttgtgcaaccggcacatagacTAAAAAATTATGCTGAgtcaaaaattgtagaggatgATCACCTGTTTAGCGGAAGCAGCGGCAGCCGATCCAGAAAGGAACACTAGGAGAGTCTTGGTGGCGTGCGAAGATCCGTTCTCGCCTGCATATCCCTCATCATCAGCGTCCAGCGTCAGCTTGCGTTTGGCGGCCGACGCACACTGATCGAGCAACTGGAACCGTTTGAGCGCCGACGAACCCTCGAGGCCCGTCAGACCCGTCAGCCAGGGAGGCATCTTGCTGAGCACTGTGTTCTCCGGATCACTCTCAGAGTTGGAGCTGTGACTCGACGCGCTGCTAAACGGCGATCCTGGGTCTGTGATGTCACTAGTGCCGCTACTGCTACTGCTGCTACTGCTTCCCGAACAGTCTGTGCAACTTAGAACCGCAACCCCACTGCAACAcaccattgaaaataattagtaAAACATACTTGGATAATGTAAGCTGAACACAGATAGCGAAAAAAGAAAAGACATAGCAGGCTTTGGTTTCTACATGAAACATAAAACTCAAATTAGAAGCAAACGTTCATTACAAACTTGGATAATGTACATAGTTTTGGAAGCTGAACAGAGATAGCGAGAAGCGAATATACAAAGCAGGCTTCTGTTTCTACATGAAACATAAAACTCAAATTAGAAGCAAACGTTCACTACAAACTTGGATAATGTACATAGTTTTGGAAGCTGAACACATATAGCGAGAAACGAATTTACAGAGCAGGCTTTTGCTTCTACATGAAACATAAAACTTGAATTATAACAAAATAGAAACGAGCTgatcaaataatgaaaacacataGGTTTTGCTTCCTTCATGATAAATGAAACAAGAATCTGTAGCATGATTACTGAAAATAATACTGTAAGGGCCAAGCAATATGAAGCGTTTCTTCAGGCGTTTCATGATAAATGAAACAAGAATCTGAAGCATGATTACTCAGAATAATACTATAAGGGCTAAGCCATATGAAGCGTTTCTTCAGACGTTTTGAGACgcgtcggcagggcaggaaggtctcagattggctgattatcagctgctTTGCGAACGcgaacccaatcagccaatgaGAACGCTTCCTGCCCTGCTGAAGACGCCTGAAAAACGTTTCGTATGGTTTGGTCCTTATATACAACTGA
It encodes:
- the LOC111055220 gene encoding zinc finger protein jing homolog isoform X1, with the protein product MADGHCAAELDVREDEPTLLMNGKGGSSSDSECVADEDRSGSLSKSFYVSGDLCSDIVSNGAEEFDVESSGLLNEICRVMGSEHVEFSGDFKEICSEGEDNCRKKRCADRYDSSESSDSGVAVLSCTDCSGSSSSSSSSGTSDITDPGSPFSSASSHSSNSESDPENTVLSKMPPWLTGLTGLEGSSALKRFQLLDQCASAAKRKLTLDADDEGYAGENGSSHATKTLLVFLSGSAAAASAKQVTGILGPGVLGPTRKKKNFGISICEQQQEQPQAQQAKSPRIAADPPFLATASDPPFLAAASDPPLTVFRQPEPEPPDDDDEEELDEEEEDLDLEEDDECRHLVPSAPEPPPAAMPPPPPMPLPLPPPSGTAPSPPRTIRFPARSGTSPAWKGHHFHRTDIACRWSGCHHSFATSLALIEHLQVQHINTQSLSETFVCLWVGCKVFEKASCSRSWLERHVLSHGGNKPYRCIVDGCGQRFSSQIMLQRHVNGHFNQTDSNGSGSSGSRKSLETAPNKLFRRNGKKLRYRRQPFSARIFDYFDAGTMEKLQQKLIEVTESEICEDMDQIGSNYLTLHSKILGQRTELDGTTSFMLRWYPSNIVNDEWVNEKNVVATRQVPLSRVPVDSEYTTALLLNRHRRRRKQTPTPTPTPPVQR
- the LOC111055220 gene encoding zinc finger protein jing homolog isoform X2 → MADGHCAAELDVREDEPTLLMNGKGGSSSDSECVADEDRSGSLSKSFYVSGDLCSDIVSNGAEEFDVESSGLLNEICRVMGSEHVEFSGDFKEICSEGEDNCRKKRCADRYDSSESSDSGVAVLSCTDCSGSSSSSSSSGTSDITDPGSPFSSASSHSSNSESDPENTVLSKMPPWLTGLTGLEGSSALKRFQLLDQCASAAKRKLTLDADDEGYAGENGSSHATKTLLVFLSGSAAAASAKQVTGILGPGVLGPTRKKKNFGISICEQQEQPQAQQAKSPRIAADPPFLATASDPPFLAAASDPPLTVFRQPEPEPPDDDDEEELDEEEEDLDLEEDDECRHLVPSAPEPPPAAMPPPPPMPLPLPPPSGTAPSPPRTIRFPARSGTSPAWKGHHFHRTDIACRWSGCHHSFATSLALIEHLQVQHINTQSLSETFVCLWVGCKVFEKASCSRSWLERHVLSHGGNKPYRCIVDGCGQRFSSQIMLQRHVNGHFNQTDSNGSGSSGSRKSLETAPNKLFRRNGKKLRYRRQPFSARIFDYFDAGTMEKLQQKLIEVTESEICEDMDQIGSNYLTLHSKILGQRTELDGTTSFMLRWYPSNIVNDEWVNEKNVVATRQVPLSRVPVDSEYTTALLLNRHRRRRKQTPTPTPTPPVQR
- the LOC111055220 gene encoding zinc finger protein jing homolog isoform X5, with the translated sequence MADGHCAAELDVREDEPTLLMNGKGGSSSDSECVADEDRSGSLSKSFYVSGDLCSDIVSNGAEEFDVESSGLLNEICRVMGSEHVEFSGDFKEICSEGEDNCRKKRCADRYDSSESSDSGVAVLSCTDCSGSSSSSSSSGTSDITDPGSPFSSASSHSSNSESDPENTVLSKMPPWLTGLTGLEGSSALKRFQLLDQCASAAKRKLTLDADDEGYAGENGSSHATKTLLVFLSGSAAAASAKQQQEQPQAQQAKSPRIAADPPFLATASDPPFLAAASDPPLTVFRQPEPEPPDDDDEEELDEEEEDLDLEEDDECRHLVPSAPEPPPAAMPPPPPMPLPLPPPSGTAPSPPRTIRFPARSGTSPAWKGHHFHRTDIACRWSGCHHSFATSLALIEHLQVQHINTQSLSETFVCLWVGCKVFEKASCSRSWLERHVLSHGGNKPYRCIVDGCGQRFSSQIMLQRHVNGHFNQTDSNGSGSSGSRKSLETAPNKLFRRNGKKLRYRRQPFSARIFDYFDAGTMEKLQQKLIEVTESEICEDMDQIGSNYLTLHSKILGQRTELDGTTSFMLRWYPSNIVNDEWVNEKNVVATRQVPLSRVPVDSEYTTALLLNRHRRRRKQTPTPTPTPPVQR
- the LOC111055220 gene encoding zinc finger protein jing homolog isoform X3, encoding MADGHCAAELDVREDEPTLLMNGKGGSSSDSECVADEDRSGSLSKSFYVSGDLCSDIVSNGAEEFDVESSGLLNEICRVMGSEHVEFSGDFKEICSEGEDNCRKKRCADRYDSSESSDSGVAVLSCTDCSGSSSSSSSSGTSDITDPGSPFSSASSHSSNSESDPENTVLSKMPPWLTGLTGLEGSSALKRFQLLDQCASAAKRKLTLDADDEGYAGENGSSHATKTLLVFLSGSAAAASAKQQQQQEQPQAQQAKSPRIAADPPFLATASDPPFLAAASDPPLTVFRQPEPEPPDDDDEEELDEEEEDLDLEEDDECRHLVPSAPEPPPAAMPPPPPMPLPLPPPSGTAPSPPRTIRFPARSGTSPAWKGHHFHRTDIACRWSGCHHSFATSLALIEHLQVQHINTQSLSETFVCLWVGCKVFEKASCSRSWLERHVLSHGGNKPYRCIVDGCGQRFSSQIMLQRHVNGHFNQTDSNGSGSSGSRKSLETAPNKLFRRNGKKLRYRRQPFSARIFDYFDAGTMEKLQQKLIEVTESEICEDMDQIGSNYLTLHSKILGQRTELDGTTSFMLRWYPSNIVNDEWVNEKNVVATRQVPLSRVPVDSEYTTALLLNRHRRRRKQTPTPTPTPPVQR
- the LOC111055220 gene encoding zinc finger protein jing homolog isoform X6; translated protein: MGYCFMECGVAVLSCTDCSGSSSSSSSSGTSDITDPGSPFSSASSHSSNSESDPENTVLSKMPPWLTGLTGLEGSSALKRFQLLDQCASAAKRKLTLDADDEGYAGENGSSHATKTLLVFLSGSAAAASAKQVTGILGPGVLGPTRKKKNFGISICEQQQEQPQAQQAKSPRIAADPPFLATASDPPFLAAASDPPLTVFRQPEPEPPDDDDEEELDEEEEDLDLEEDDECRHLVPSAPEPPPAAMPPPPPMPLPLPPPSGTAPSPPRTIRFPARSGTSPAWKGHHFHRTDIACRWSGCHHSFATSLALIEHLQVQHINTQSLSETFVCLWVGCKVFEKASCSRSWLERHVLSHGGNKPYRCIVDGCGQRFSSQIMLQRHVNGHFNQTDSNGSGSSGSRKSLETAPNKLFRRNGKKLRYRRQPFSARIFDYFDAGTMEKLQQKLIEVTESEICEDMDQIGSNYLTLHSKILGQRTELDGTTSFMLRWYPSNIVNDEWVNEKNVVATRQVPLSRVPVDSEYTTALLLNRHRRRRKQTPTPTPTPPVQR
- the LOC111055220 gene encoding zinc finger protein jing homolog isoform X4 codes for the protein MADGHCAAELDVREDEPTLLMNGKGGSSSDSECVADEDRSGSLSKSFYVSGDLCSDIVSNGAEEFDVESSGLLNEICRVMGSEHVEFSGDFKEICSEGEDNCRKKRCADRYDSSESSDSGVAVLSCTDCSGSSSSSSSSGTSDITDPGSPFSSASSHSSNSESDPENTVLSKMPPWLTGLTGLEGSSALKRFQLLDQCASAAKRKLTLDADDEGYAGENGSSHATKTLLVFLSGSAAAASAKQQQQEQPQAQQAKSPRIAADPPFLATASDPPFLAAASDPPLTVFRQPEPEPPDDDDEEELDEEEEDLDLEEDDECRHLVPSAPEPPPAAMPPPPPMPLPLPPPSGTAPSPPRTIRFPARSGTSPAWKGHHFHRTDIACRWSGCHHSFATSLALIEHLQVQHINTQSLSETFVCLWVGCKVFEKASCSRSWLERHVLSHGGNKPYRCIVDGCGQRFSSQIMLQRHVNGHFNQTDSNGSGSSGSRKSLETAPNKLFRRNGKKLRYRRQPFSARIFDYFDAGTMEKLQQKLIEVTESEICEDMDQIGSNYLTLHSKILGQRTELDGTTSFMLRWYPSNIVNDEWVNEKNVVATRQVPLSRVPVDSEYTTALLLNRHRRRRKQTPTPTPTPPVQR